Proteins encoded in a region of the Mycobacterium branderi genome:
- a CDS encoding Gfo/Idh/MocA family protein, with product MSQPDPLRSALIGAGMVGSVHAHAVRRAGGKLVAIAASTPESSQRSAQRLGAERAATAEEILSADDVDVVHICTPNSLHLKQATAALAAGKHVICEKPLATTVSDAAALVDAADAARAVAAVPFIYRFYPMVREARCRIADAAVWLMHGGYVQDHMSKANPQGWRSDPTQSGVSMTFADIGSHWCDLMEFVTGHRLRAVVATEAGGPRNNGAVVAFRTDRGAIGSVVVSQASPGRKNQLSFSFDGRDTAVQFDQEHPDELIVGGLHANTVLSRDADALDPRSARYSVLPPGHPQGYQDCFNLFVADVYETIRTGTAPDGLPTFADGLRAAKIHSAVAASVCSGAWADVEPSDDR from the coding sequence ATGAGCCAGCCGGATCCACTACGCAGCGCGCTCATCGGTGCGGGCATGGTCGGCTCCGTGCACGCCCACGCCGTCCGTCGAGCCGGCGGAAAGCTCGTGGCGATCGCTGCCAGCACGCCGGAAAGTAGTCAGCGCTCCGCGCAGCGCCTCGGCGCCGAACGCGCAGCCACCGCAGAAGAAATCCTCAGCGCTGACGACGTCGACGTCGTGCACATCTGCACACCGAACAGTCTGCATCTCAAGCAGGCCACCGCCGCGTTGGCCGCAGGCAAGCATGTCATCTGCGAAAAGCCTTTGGCAACAACAGTTTCCGATGCTGCTGCCCTCGTCGACGCCGCCGACGCCGCCCGCGCCGTTGCGGCCGTGCCATTCATTTACCGTTTTTACCCGATGGTGCGGGAGGCGCGTTGCCGGATCGCCGATGCAGCCGTGTGGCTGATGCACGGCGGCTACGTGCAAGACCACATGTCCAAAGCGAACCCGCAAGGCTGGCGATCTGACCCGACACAAAGCGGTGTTTCGATGACCTTCGCCGACATCGGTTCGCACTGGTGTGACTTGATGGAATTCGTCACCGGTCATCGCCTCCGCGCCGTCGTCGCGACGGAAGCCGGCGGACCGCGAAACAACGGCGCAGTGGTCGCTTTTCGCACCGACCGAGGGGCGATCGGAAGCGTCGTCGTCAGCCAGGCCTCACCGGGCCGAAAAAACCAGCTGTCCTTCTCTTTCGACGGTCGTGACACGGCGGTGCAATTCGACCAGGAACATCCCGACGAGCTCATCGTCGGCGGGCTGCACGCCAACACGGTGCTATCACGCGACGCGGATGCACTCGATCCGCGCAGCGCGCGCTACTCCGTGCTGCCTCCAGGTCATCCCCAGGGCTACCAGGATTGCTTTAACTTGTTTGTTGCCGACGTGTACGAGACCATCCGCACCGGCACCGCGCCCGACGGGCTACCGACGTTCGCAGACGGCTTGCGGGCAGCCAAGATTCACTCCGCAGTGGCCGCCTCGGTGTGCAGCGGCGCCTGGGCGGACGTCGAACCGTCGGATGACCGGTGA
- a CDS encoding phosphotriesterase family protein produces MSQLNTARGPIDTADLGVTLMHEHVFIMTTEIMENYPEDWGDEAQREADAVKRLNELKAAGVDTIVDLTVIGLGRYIPRIARVAAQTDLNIVVATGLYTYNDVPFRFHFQGPGTQLDGPEIMTDMFVRDIEEGIADTGIKAAILKCATDEPGITPGVERVLRAVAQAHKRTGVPISTHTHAGLRRGLEQQRIFEEEGVDLSRVVIGHSGDSTDIGYLEELIAAGSYLGMDRFGIDVILPFEDRVNTVAQMCERGHADQMVLSHDANCYFDALPEELMPVVAPNWHYLHIHNDVIPALKERGVTDEHLHTMLVDNPRKIFERQGGYE; encoded by the coding sequence ATGTCGCAACTGAATACCGCACGCGGACCGATCGATACCGCCGACCTCGGCGTCACGCTGATGCACGAGCACGTGTTCATCATGACGACCGAGATCATGGAGAACTATCCCGAGGATTGGGGCGACGAGGCCCAGCGTGAGGCCGACGCCGTCAAGCGGCTCAACGAACTCAAGGCCGCCGGGGTCGACACCATCGTCGATCTGACCGTCATCGGACTGGGCCGCTACATCCCGCGCATCGCCCGCGTCGCCGCCCAAACCGACCTCAATATCGTCGTCGCGACCGGCTTGTACACCTACAACGACGTGCCGTTCCGGTTCCACTTCCAGGGCCCGGGCACTCAACTCGACGGCCCGGAGATCATGACCGACATGTTCGTCCGCGACATCGAAGAGGGCATCGCCGACACCGGTATCAAGGCGGCGATCCTCAAGTGCGCCACCGACGAACCCGGCATCACTCCCGGCGTCGAGCGGGTGCTGCGCGCGGTGGCCCAGGCACACAAGCGCACCGGTGTGCCGATTTCCACGCACACCCACGCCGGTCTGCGGCGTGGGCTCGAGCAGCAACGCATCTTCGAAGAAGAAGGCGTCGACCTGTCTCGGGTGGTCATCGGCCACTCCGGCGATTCCACCGACATCGGTTACCTCGAAGAGCTGATCGCCGCCGGGTCTTATCTCGGCATGGACCGGTTCGGCATCGACGTGATCCTGCCCTTCGAGGACCGAGTGAACACGGTGGCGCAGATGTGCGAACGCGGCCACGCCGACCAGATGGTGCTCTCCCACGACGCCAACTGCTACTTCGACGCGCTGCCCGAAGAGCTGATGCCGGTCGTCGCACCCAATTGGCACTACCTGCACATCCACAACGACGTGATCCCGGCATTGAAGGAACGCGGCGTCACCGACGAGCACCTGCACACCATGCTCGTCGACAACCCGCGCAAAATCTTCGAACGACAGGGCGGCTATGAGTGA
- a CDS encoding HNH endonuclease signature motif containing protein: MSLTSASPAVGLRPVDRLEVLFEELAELAGQRNAIDARLVQIAAELDRDELWGMTGVRSLAALMAWKLGLSSGTAHTIATVARRFEEFPRCAQGMAEGRLSLDQVGVIAGRAGQGSDEHYAALAAVATVSQLRTAVKLEPRPEPEGRPEPQPSITKGGDEQFAWWRIKLAHDDAAKFEAALASHRDALITEWKADRPDGRVFEQAPPLPGTLEAFMRLVETSWDTEVARRPHGQHTTVVAHLDVKERVAALHLGPLLSEAERQYLGCDATCEVWFERAGQPIGAGRTTRVINRRLRRALEHRDRCCVVPGCGATRGLHAHHIRHWEDGGPTELSNLVLVCPYHHRLHHKGDITITGTADNLIVTDSDGQRLSAASLARPPKHPPPDVPPWSGPLGERADWWWYDPFQPQPPPPN; encoded by the coding sequence ATGTCGTTGACCAGTGCTTCGCCTGCTGTGGGGTTGAGGCCTGTCGATCGGCTTGAGGTGTTGTTTGAGGAGTTGGCGGAGTTGGCCGGTCAGCGCAATGCCATTGATGCGCGCCTGGTGCAGATTGCCGCGGAGCTGGATCGTGACGAGCTGTGGGGGATGACCGGTGTGCGCTCGCTGGCGGCGTTGATGGCCTGGAAACTCGGGTTGTCCTCGGGCACGGCGCACACCATCGCGACGGTGGCGCGCCGGTTCGAGGAGTTTCCGCGCTGCGCTCAGGGGATGGCCGAGGGCCGGCTGTCGCTAGATCAGGTCGGCGTGATCGCGGGGCGGGCCGGGCAGGGCTCCGATGAGCATTACGCGGCGTTGGCGGCGGTGGCCACGGTCAGCCAGCTGCGCACCGCGGTCAAGCTCGAACCGCGACCCGAGCCCGAGGGGCGGCCTGAGCCGCAGCCCTCGATCACCAAGGGCGGCGATGAGCAGTTCGCCTGGTGGCGGATCAAACTCGCCCACGACGACGCGGCCAAATTCGAGGCGGCGCTGGCCTCGCACCGCGATGCGCTGATCACCGAGTGGAAGGCCGATCGCCCCGACGGGCGGGTCTTCGAGCAGGCGCCGCCGCTGCCGGGCACCCTGGAGGCGTTCATGCGGCTGGTCGAAACCAGTTGGGACACCGAGGTGGCCCGCCGCCCACACGGCCAGCACACCACGGTGGTGGCCCACCTCGACGTTAAAGAGCGCGTCGCCGCGCTGCATCTGGGCCCGCTGCTATCCGAGGCCGAGCGCCAATACCTGGGCTGTGACGCCACCTGTGAGGTGTGGTTCGAACGTGCCGGGCAGCCGATCGGCGCCGGGCGCACCACCCGGGTGATCAACCGGCGGCTGCGCCGCGCCCTCGAGCACCGCGACCGTTGCTGTGTGGTGCCCGGCTGTGGGGCCACCCGCGGCCTGCACGCCCACCACATCCGCCACTGGGAAGACGGCGGCCCCACCGAGCTGTCCAACCTGGTGTTGGTCTGCCCGTACCACCACCGGCTGCACCACAAAGGCGACATCACCATCACCGGAACCGCCGACAATCTGATCGTCACCGACAGCGACGGCCAACGCCTGAGCGCAGCATCACTGGCGCGCCCACCCAAGCATCCCCCACCCGATGTCCCACCCTGGTCCGGGCCCCTCGGCGAACGCGCCGACTGGTGGTGGTACGACCCCTTCCAACCCCAACCACCACCACCCAACTAG
- a CDS encoding class I SAM-dependent methyltransferase gives MNRAFDELVAEADSVSVAGWDFSWLEGRATEERPSWRYQRLLRGRLAEVSSALDVYTGGGEVLAGAAPFPPTMAAAEPWPPNLALATRLLHPLGAVVVATGDEPPLPFADAAFDLICSRHPSAVWWDEIARVLKPGGAYFAQHVGVIYLRELIEHFVGPRPHERIRGQLDPDTVRAEVAAAGLEVVDLRHEQIRLEFFDVGAVIYFLRKLSWVIPDFTVGRYHDKLFRMHQQIETEGVFVTYSSRVLIEAHKP, from the coding sequence ATGAACCGGGCGTTCGACGAGCTTGTGGCAGAGGCCGATTCGGTATCGGTCGCGGGCTGGGACTTCTCCTGGCTGGAGGGTCGGGCCACGGAAGAGCGGCCGTCGTGGCGATACCAGCGACTGCTACGCGGGCGTCTGGCGGAGGTCTCATCAGCGCTCGACGTCTATACAGGCGGGGGTGAGGTCTTAGCAGGAGCCGCTCCCTTTCCGCCGACGATGGCGGCCGCGGAGCCGTGGCCGCCGAACCTCGCATTGGCCACCCGGCTGTTGCATCCGCTCGGTGCGGTCGTGGTCGCCACGGGTGACGAGCCGCCGCTGCCATTCGCCGACGCGGCGTTCGATCTGATCTGCAGTCGGCATCCGTCGGCCGTGTGGTGGGACGAGATCGCCAGGGTGCTCAAACCAGGCGGCGCGTACTTTGCGCAGCACGTGGGCGTGATTTACCTTCGCGAACTCATTGAGCACTTCGTCGGGCCGCGGCCTCACGAGCGAATTCGCGGGCAATTGGACCCGGATACCGTCCGCGCCGAAGTTGCTGCCGCCGGACTGGAAGTGGTTGACCTGCGACATGAGCAGATCCGGCTCGAGTTCTTCGATGTCGGCGCAGTGATTTATTTCCTGCGCAAGTTGAGTTGGGTCATTCCGGACTTCACAGTCGGTAGGTACCACGACAAGTTATTCAGAATGCACCAACAGATCGAAACCGAAGGAGTCTTCGTCACCTACAGCTCGCGAGTATTGATAGAGGCTCACAAGCCATGA
- a CDS encoding NADP-dependent succinic semialdehyde dehydrogenase, translating to MSIATINPATGETVKTFTPATAEEIDAAIARAHDRFADYRRTSYAQRAEWTNATADLLEAEADQVAAMMTLEMGKTLKAAKAEVLKCAKGFRYYAENTEKLLADEPADGKAVGATKAYTRYQPLGVVLAVMPWNFPLWQAVRFAAPALMAGNVGILKHASNVPQTALYLSDVIRRGGFPEGCFQTLLVPSSAVEDILRDPRVAAATLTGSEPAGQSVGAIAGDEIKPTVLELGGSDPFIVMPSADLDAAVSTAVTARVQNNGQSCIAAKRFIVHTDVYDEFVEKFVEKMVALRVGDPTDPDTDVGPLATESGRADVEKLVDEATAAGAVIRCGGKRVDGPGWFYPPTVITDITRDMPIFYEEVFGPVASVYRVADIDEAIEIANATTFGLGSNAWTRDESEISRFVDDIEAGQVFINGMTVSYPELPFGGIKRSGYGRELSGHGIREFCNAKTVWVG from the coding sequence GTGTCCATCGCCACCATCAACCCCGCCACCGGAGAGACGGTCAAGACCTTCACCCCGGCGACGGCCGAGGAAATCGACGCCGCGATCGCCCGCGCGCACGACCGGTTCGCCGACTACCGCCGCACCAGTTACGCGCAGCGTGCCGAGTGGACTAACGCGACGGCGGATCTGCTGGAGGCCGAAGCCGACCAGGTCGCGGCGATGATGACGCTGGAAATGGGCAAAACGCTTAAAGCGGCCAAAGCCGAGGTGCTGAAGTGCGCCAAGGGTTTTCGTTACTACGCAGAGAATACCGAGAAGCTGCTCGCCGACGAACCGGCCGACGGTAAAGCGGTGGGCGCCACCAAGGCCTACACCCGCTACCAGCCGCTGGGCGTCGTGCTGGCGGTGATGCCGTGGAACTTCCCGCTGTGGCAGGCGGTCCGGTTCGCCGCGCCGGCGCTGATGGCCGGCAACGTCGGGATCCTCAAGCACGCCTCCAACGTGCCGCAGACCGCGTTGTACCTCTCCGACGTCATCCGTCGCGGCGGATTTCCGGAGGGCTGTTTCCAGACGCTGCTGGTTCCGTCGAGCGCGGTCGAGGACATCCTGCGTGACCCGCGGGTGGCTGCCGCGACCCTGACCGGCAGCGAGCCCGCGGGCCAATCGGTCGGGGCCATCGCCGGCGACGAGATCAAGCCGACCGTGCTCGAGCTCGGCGGCAGCGACCCGTTCATCGTGATGCCGTCGGCTGATCTGGACGCGGCGGTGAGTACCGCGGTCACCGCGCGGGTGCAGAACAACGGGCAGTCCTGCATCGCGGCCAAACGCTTCATCGTGCACACCGACGTCTACGACGAGTTCGTGGAGAAGTTCGTGGAGAAGATGGTCGCTTTACGGGTGGGCGACCCGACCGACCCGGACACCGACGTCGGCCCGCTGGCCACCGAGTCCGGCCGCGCCGACGTCGAGAAGCTGGTCGACGAGGCCACCGCGGCGGGCGCCGTAATCCGTTGCGGCGGAAAACGTGTCGACGGGCCGGGCTGGTTCTACCCGCCGACCGTGATCACCGACATCACCCGCGACATGCCGATCTTCTACGAGGAGGTGTTCGGGCCGGTCGCCTCGGTCTATCGGGTAGCCGACATCGACGAGGCGATCGAGATCGCCAACGCCACCACGTTCGGGCTGGGCTCCAACGCGTGGACCCGCGACGAATCGGAGATCAGCCGTTTCGTCGACGACATCGAAGCCGGGCAGGTGTTCATCAACGGGATGACGGTGTCCTACCCCGAGCTGCCGTTCGGCGGCATCAAGCGCTCCGGGTATGGCCGCGAGCTGTCCGGCCACGGGATCCGGGAGTTCTGCAACGCCAAAACCGTCTGGGTCGGCTAG
- a CDS encoding R2-like ligand-binding oxidase: protein MTRTRYGSLAAGGLNWDSLPLKLFAGGNAKFWDPADIDFSRDRADWEKLSDRERDYATRLCAQFIAGEEAVTKDIQPFMDAMRAEGRLGDEMYLTQFAFEEAKHVSVFRRWLDAVGMTADLHSYFDDLPAYRQMFNEELPESLDALSADPSPAAQVRASVTYNHIVEGMLALTGYYAWHKICVERGILPGMQALVGHIGDDERRHMAWGTFTCRRHVAADDANWTVFEARMNELMPLALKLTEEGFALYAPDIPFGLSTEEFLAYASDKGMRRFGTISSARGRPVDEIDVDYSPLQLEDTFADEDQRVLAASA from the coding sequence ATGACACGGACACGATACGGCTCACTGGCCGCCGGCGGTCTCAACTGGGATAGCTTGCCGCTCAAGCTCTTTGCCGGCGGCAATGCAAAATTCTGGGACCCGGCCGACATCGACTTCTCCCGCGACCGCGCGGATTGGGAGAAGCTCTCGGACCGTGAACGCGACTACGCCACGCGGCTGTGCGCCCAGTTCATCGCCGGCGAGGAAGCGGTCACCAAGGACATCCAGCCATTCATGGATGCGATGCGCGCCGAAGGTCGGTTGGGCGACGAGATGTATCTGACCCAGTTCGCCTTCGAGGAAGCCAAGCACGTCTCGGTCTTTCGGCGGTGGCTCGACGCCGTCGGGATGACCGCCGATTTGCACAGCTACTTCGACGACCTGCCCGCCTATCGGCAAATGTTCAACGAAGAACTTCCCGAGTCACTCGATGCGCTGTCGGCCGATCCCTCACCGGCGGCTCAAGTCCGGGCATCGGTGACCTACAACCACATCGTCGAGGGCATGTTGGCGCTGACCGGCTACTACGCCTGGCACAAGATCTGCGTCGAACGCGGCATCCTGCCCGGAATGCAGGCGCTGGTCGGCCACATCGGCGACGACGAGCGGCGCCATATGGCGTGGGGCACGTTCACCTGCCGGCGCCACGTCGCCGCCGACGACGCCAACTGGACGGTGTTCGAGGCCCGGATGAACGAGCTGATGCCGCTGGCGCTAAAGCTCACCGAAGAGGGCTTCGCGCTGTACGCCCCCGACATCCCGTTCGGCCTGTCCACCGAAGAGTTCCTGGCCTACGCCAGCGACAAGGGCATGCGACGGTTCGGCACGATCAGCAGCGCCCGCGGCCGGCCCGTCGATGAGATCGACGTCGACTACTCGCCGCTGCAGCTGGAGGACACCTTCGCCGACGAGGACCAACGAGTCCTGGCCGCGTCCGCGTGA
- a CDS encoding TetR/AcrR family transcriptional regulator: MPTVTWARVDPARRAAVIEAAEAEFGAHGFSRGSLNVIARRAGVAKGSLFQYFADKRDLYAFIADVGSQRVRSYMEDRIRELDPSRPFFEFLTDLLDDWVAYFADHPRERSLHAAASLEVDTDARVSVRTVIHRHYLEVLRPLVRDAQARGDLRADADTDALLSLLLLIFPHLALAPYVRGMDPVLGLDEPTPEQPALAVRRLIAVLAAAFSPLPHTTPKEVQTP; the protein is encoded by the coding sequence ATGCCGACGGTGACGTGGGCTCGCGTAGACCCGGCTCGTCGCGCAGCCGTGATAGAAGCCGCCGAGGCGGAATTCGGCGCGCATGGATTTTCCCGCGGCAGCCTCAACGTCATCGCCCGCCGCGCCGGCGTCGCCAAGGGCAGCCTGTTCCAGTACTTCGCGGACAAGCGTGACCTGTACGCATTCATCGCCGACGTCGGCAGCCAGCGCGTGCGCTCTTACATGGAGGACCGCATCCGCGAACTCGACCCGAGCAGACCGTTTTTCGAGTTTCTCACCGACCTGCTCGACGACTGGGTCGCCTACTTCGCCGATCATCCGCGGGAACGTTCGCTGCATGCCGCGGCGAGCCTGGAGGTCGACACCGATGCCCGGGTCAGCGTGCGAACCGTCATCCACCGGCACTACCTGGAGGTGCTGCGGCCGCTGGTGCGTGACGCGCAGGCCCGCGGCGACCTGCGGGCGGATGCAGACACCGACGCGTTGCTGTCGTTGCTGTTGCTGATCTTTCCGCATCTGGCGCTGGCACCCTACGTGCGCGGGATGGACCCGGTCCTCGGGCTCGACGAGCCCACGCCGGAGCAGCCGGCGCTGGCGGTGCGCCGCCTCATAGCGGTCTTGGCGGCAGCCTTCTCCCCGCTGCCACACACCACCCCAAAGGAGGTCCAAACCCCATGA
- a CDS encoding Gfo/Idh/MocA family protein — MNSKPVRLALIGLGNMGMEHLAIFASLHPQAQIAALADSHVPFVERAAASVPAAAVFHDPVDCVNNADVDAVVVATADDTHHEIVEACIARGLYVLCEKPLTTSADQSLQLVNAESATGRRLVQVGYMRRYDATYQEIHRTLQSGRIGEPVLITQRHRNPLAVITFDEQQLITSSASHDIDVFRWLCGEDVDEVSAIAHASRDGSTVFVVLTLTSQSGVLGAMELGRGPGLEYDIGCDIVGSSGVLTLASPTPSASAEAWMQRFHQAYRVQDAAWLAGVSGEPFTGASSYDGYATNVVIDAALASLASGRPQPVRQT, encoded by the coding sequence GTGAACTCTAAGCCGGTGCGGCTCGCCCTCATTGGACTGGGCAACATGGGCATGGAACACTTGGCCATCTTTGCGAGCCTGCACCCGCAGGCACAGATCGCCGCGCTCGCCGACAGCCATGTTCCCTTCGTCGAACGCGCCGCTGCTTCTGTGCCGGCCGCAGCCGTTTTCCACGATCCCGTCGATTGCGTCAACAACGCCGACGTCGACGCGGTTGTGGTGGCGACCGCTGACGACACCCACCACGAGATCGTCGAAGCGTGTATCGCCCGCGGCCTGTACGTGCTCTGTGAGAAGCCACTGACGACGTCGGCCGACCAGTCGTTGCAGTTGGTCAACGCCGAATCGGCCACCGGTCGCCGGCTGGTGCAGGTCGGCTACATGCGTCGCTACGACGCCACCTACCAGGAGATCCACCGCACGCTGCAGTCCGGCCGTATCGGGGAACCGGTCCTGATCACTCAGCGCCACCGTAATCCGCTGGCAGTCATCACCTTTGACGAGCAACAACTCATCACAAGCTCTGCGTCCCACGACATCGACGTGTTCCGCTGGCTGTGCGGTGAGGACGTCGACGAGGTTTCCGCCATCGCCCACGCCAGTCGCGACGGATCAACAGTGTTCGTCGTCCTCACACTGACCTCGCAGTCGGGTGTGCTTGGCGCCATGGAACTCGGCCGTGGGCCGGGGCTGGAATACGACATCGGCTGCGACATCGTGGGCAGCTCCGGCGTGCTCACCCTCGCCTCCCCCACACCGAGCGCGTCGGCCGAGGCCTGGATGCAACGTTTCCACCAGGCCTATCGCGTACAAGACGCCGCCTGGTTGGCCGGAGTGTCCGGCGAGCCTTTCACCGGAGCGTCGAGCTACGACGGGTACGCCACCAACGTCGTCATCGATGCCGCCCTGGCCTCCCTGGCCAGTGGACGCCCGCAGCCTGTACGGCAGACGTGA